The following coding sequences lie in one Phacochoerus africanus isolate WHEZ1 chromosome 12, ROS_Pafr_v1, whole genome shotgun sequence genomic window:
- the LOC125112730 gene encoding ubiquitin-like protein FUBI: MQLFVPAQELHTLEVTGQEMVAQIKAHVTSLEGIAPEDQVLLLAGTPLEDEAILSQCRVEALSTLEVAGPMLGGKVHGSLARAGKVRGQAPKAKQEKKKKTGQAKRRM, translated from the coding sequence ATGCAGCTCTTTGTCCCCGCCCAGGAGCTACATACTCTCGAGGTGACCGGCCAGGAGATGGTCGCCCAGATCAAGGCTCATGTCACCTCGTTGGAGGGCATCGCTCCGGAAGATCAAGTCCTGCTCTTGGCAGGCACGCCCCTGGAGGATGAGGCCATCCTCAGCCAGTGTCGGGTGGAGGCCCTGAGCACTCTGGAAGTAGCCGGCCCTATGCTTGGAGGTAAAGTTCATGGTTCCCTGGCCCGTGCTGGGAAAGTCAGAGGTCAGGCTCCCAAGgccaaacaagagaaaaagaagaagactgGCCAGGCCAAGAGACGTATGTAA